The Vidua macroura isolate BioBank_ID:100142 chromosome 9, ASM2450914v1, whole genome shotgun sequence genome has a window encoding:
- the SELP gene encoding P-selectin isoform X1 codes for MAAAWRPPAPPRYGPGAAAADRTDGTASTAPRAARAAVPRGGHCSRPRALPNGLGARREKAGFQVLQSTGKPSRDNGVTAAEAAEEGRLRQEPGSPGSCALALRSQGTAEGLRSAGRTWTLGAPGTYLGIAAIAWGMVLWVEVGAWTYHYSDQGDYTWEQARNFCQTFFTDLVAIQNQQEIEYLNKTLPYHGRYYWIGIRKLGGIWTWVGTRKALSKEAENWAAGEPNNRRSNQDCVEIYIQRPQQSGRWNDERCDRKKKALCYQASCQPLPCSQRGECVETIGSYRCECYPGFHGPECTDVVQCAKLEPKGVPMNCSHPYGDFSYNSTCEFGCHEGFERRGAGVLRCLPSQEWSANIPTCTAITCPVLRAPDQGEMNCSHLHGDFTFGSTCAFSCQKGFVLMGPESRECTATGTWTGDAPHCEAIACPVLGAPDQGEMHCSHLRGNFTYGSMCAFSCQTGFALVGLQSRECTALGTWTGDTPHCEAITCPVLRAPDQGEMNCSHLHGDFAFGSTCAFSCQKGFVLMGPESRECTATGTWTGDAPRCEATACPVLGAPYQGELNCSHLHGDFAFGSTCAFSCQKGFVLMGPESRECTATGTWTGDAPHCEAVTCPVLRAPDQGEMNCSHLHGDFTFGSTCAFSCQKGFVLMGPESRECTATGTWTGDATRCEAISCPVPSAPDQGEMHCSHLHGNFTYGSMCAFSCQTGFALVGLQSRECTALGTWTGDTPHCEAVTCPVLRAPDQGEMNCSHLHGDFAFGSTCAFSCQTGFVLMGSDSRKCTATETWTGDAPRCEAIKCSALTTPKMGQAACFHLHGDFTFGSTCSFSCQVGFVLMGPESRECTALGTWTGNSTHCKAISCPVLSPPSRGQLSCSHVHGNFTYNSTCTFSCEEGFVRMGAEMLRCEATGNWTRDPPVCAEDGAFLKQVLAYSSGSALAVAGLVLSGGLIALLAKRLSDRVTWERRAPSPMQHMMPTCEVRAGETLAAPCSKLTWVAILLAGVLLGGDTPWD; via the exons ATGGCCGCGGCATGGCGGCCCCCGGCACCCCCACGGTACGGTCCCGGCGCCGCGGCGGCAGACCGGACAGACGGCACGGCCAGCACAGCTCCGCGCGCTGCCCGCGCCGCTGTCCCTCGGGGAGGACACTgctcccggccccgcgcccTGCCGAACGGCCTCGGTGCCCGCAGGGAAAAAGCGGGCTTCCAGGTCTTGCAGAGCACCGGGAAGCCTTCGCGTGACAACGGTGTGACAGCcgcagaggcagcagaggagggcCGGCTGCGGCAGGAGCCGggcagcccagggagctgcgCCCTTGCCCTGAGAAGCCAG ggcactgctgagggacTGCGATCTGCTGGGAGGACATGGACTCTGGGCGCACCTGGCACCTACCTGGGCATCGCTGCCATCGCATGGG GCATGGTGCTGTGGGTGGAGGTGGGTGCCTGGACCTACCACTACAGTGACCAAGGGGACTACACGTGGGAGCAGGCCAGGAATTTTTGCCAGACCTTCTTTACTGACCTGGTGGCAATCCAGAACCAGCAGGAGATCGAGTACCTCAACAAGACCCTGCCCTACCACGGGCGCTACTACTGGATTGGCATCCGCAAGCTGGGCGGTATCTGGACGTGGGTGGGCACCCGGAAGGCGCTGTCCAAGGAGGCAGAGAACTGGGCAGCGGGGGAGCCCAACAACCGCCGCTCCAACCAGGACTGCGTGGAGATCTACATCCAGCGGCCGCAGCAGTCCGGCAGGTGGAACGACGAGCGCTGCGACCGGAAGAAAAAGGCGCTGTGCTACCAGG cctcctgccagcccctcccCTGCAGCCAGCGTGGTGAGTGCGTCGAGACCATTGGGAGCTACCGCTGCGAGTGCTATCCCGGCTTCCACGGCCCTGAGTGCACGGATG TTGTGCAGTGTGCCAAGCTGGAGCCCAAGGGAGTGCCCATGAACTGCAGCCATCCCTATGGGGACTTCAGCTACAACTCCACCTGTGAGTTCGGGTGCCACGAGGGGTTTGAGCGGCGAGGGGCGGGCGTGCTGCGGTGCCTGCCTTCCCAGGAGTGGTCAGCAAACATCCCCACCTGCACAG CCATCACCTGCCCGGTGCTCAGAGCACCAGACCAGGGAGAGATGAACTGCTCCCACCTCCATGGGGATTTCACCTTTGGCTCCACGTGTGCCTTCTCCTGCCAGAAGGGGTTTGTGCTGATGGGGCCGGAGAGCCGTGAGTGCACAGCCACGGGAACCTGGACAGGGGACGCCCCACACTGTGAAG CCATTGCCTGTCCAGTGCTCGGTGCTCCAGACCAGGGAGAGATGCACTGCTCCCACCTCCGTGGCAACTTCACCTATGGATCCATGTGTGCCTTCTCCTGCCAGACAGGCTTTGCCTTGGTGGGGCTGCAGAGCCGTGAGTGCACAGCCTTGGGGACCTGGACTGGGGACACACCACACTGTGAAG CCATCACCTGCCCAGTGCTCAGAGCACCAGACCAGGGAGAGATGAACTGCTCCCACCTCCACGGAGACTTCGCCTTTGGCTCCACGTGTGCCTTCTCCTGCCAGAAGGGGTTTGTGCTGATGGGGCCGGAGAGCCGTGAGTGCACAGCCACGGGGACCTGGACAGGGGACGCCCCACGCTGTGAAG CCACTGCCTGTCCAGTGCTCGGTGCTCCATACCAGGGAGAGCTGAACTGCTCCCACCTCCATGGGGACTTCGCCTTTGGCTCCACGTGTGCCTTCTCCTGCCAGAAGGGGTTTGTGCTGATGGGGCCGGAGAGCCGTGAGTGCACAGCCACGGGGACCTGGACAGGAGATGCCCCACACTGTGAAG CCGTTACCTGCCCAGTGCTCAGAGCACCAGACCAGGGAGAGATGAACTGCTCCCACCTCCATGGGGACTTCACCTTTGGCTCCACGTGTGCCTTCTCCTGCCAGAAGGGGTTTGTGCTGATGGGGCCAGAGAGCCGTGAGTGCACAGCCACGGGGACCTGGACAGGGGATGCAACAAGATGTGAAG CCATCAGCTGCCCAGTGCCCAGTGCTCCAGACCAGGGAGAGATGCACTGCTCCCACCTCCATGGCAACTTCACCTATGGATCCATGTGTGCCTTCTCCTGCCAGACAGGATTTGCCTTGGTGGGGCTACAGAGCCGTGAGTGCACAGCCTTGGGGACCTGGACTGGGGACACACCACACTGTGAAG ccgtTACCTGCCCAGTGCTCAGAGCTCCAGACCAGGGAGAGATGAACTGCTCCCACCTCCACGGAGACTTTGCCTTTGGCTCCACGTGTGCCTTCTCCTGCCAGACAGGGTTTGTGCTGATGGGGTCAGACAGTCGCAAGTGCACAGCCACAGAGACGTGGACAGGGGATGCCCCACGCTGTGAAG CCATCAAATGCTCAGCACTGACCACCCCCAAGATGGGCCAGGCTGCCTGCTTCCATCTCCATGGGGACTTCACCTTTGGCTCCACGTGTTCCTTCTCCTGCCAGGTGGGGTTTGTGCTGATGGGGCCAGAGAGCCGTGAGTGCACGGCTCTGGGGACCTGGACTGGGAACTCCACACATTGCAAAG CCATCAGCTGTCCAGTGTTGTCCCCCCCCAGCAGAGGCCAACTCAGCTGCTCTCATGTGCACGGGAACTTCACCTACAACTCCACGTGCACCTTTTCCTGCGAGGAGGGGTTTGTTCGGATGGGAGCAGAGATGCTCCGGTGTGAGGCCACAGGGAACTGGACCAGGGATCCCCCCGTCTGTGCAG AGGATGGTGCCTTCCTAAAGCAAGTCCTGGCTTACAGCAGCGGCTCAGCCCTGGCAGTAGCTGGTCTTGTGCTCTCTGGAGGGCTCATTGCCCTCCTTGCCAAGAGGCTCAGTGACAGAG TGACCTGGGAGCGCCGGGCACCTTCACCAATGCAGCATATGATGCCAACCTGTGAGGTGAGGGCGGGCGAGACCCTCGCAGCACCCTGTTCAAAACTCACCTGGGTGGCCATCCTCCTGGCTGGGGTGCTCCTAGGTGGGGACACCCCTTGGGACTGA
- the SELP gene encoding P-selectin isoform X3, which yields MAAAWRPPAPPRYGPGAAAADRTDGTASTAPRAARAAVPRGGHCSRPRALPNGLGARREKAGFQVLQSTGKPSRDNGVTAAEAAEEGRLRQEPGSPGSCALALRSQGTAEGLRSAGRTWTLGAPGTYLGIAAIAWGMVLWVEVGAWTYHYSDQGDYTWEQARNFCQTFFTDLVAIQNQQEIEYLNKTLPYHGRYYWIGIRKLGGIWTWVGTRKALSKEAENWAAGEPNNRRSNQDCVEIYIQRPQQSGRWNDERCDRKKKALCYQASCQPLPCSQRGECVETIGSYRCECYPGFHGPECTDVVQCAKLEPKGVPMNCSHPYGDFSYNSTCEFGCHEGFERRGAGVLRCLPSQEWSANIPTCTAITCPVLRAPDQGEMNCSHLHGDFTFGSTCAFSCQKGFVLMGPESRECTATGTWTGDAPHCEAIACPVLGAPDQGEMHCSHLRGNFTYGSMCAFSCQTGFALVGLQSRECTALGTWTGDTPHCEAITCPVLRAPDQGEMNCSHLHGDFAFGSTCAFSCQKGFVLMGPESRECTATGTWTGDAPRCEATACPVLGAPYQGELNCSHLHGDFAFGSTCAFSCQKGFVLMGPESRECTATGTWTGDAPHCEAVTCPVLRAPDQGEMNCSHLHGDFTFGSTCAFSCQKGFVLMGPESRECTATGTWTGDATRCEAISCPVPSAPDQGEMHCSHLHGNFTYGSMCAFSCQTGFALVGLQSRECTALGTWTGDTPHCEAVTCPVLRAPDQGEMNCSHLHGDFAFGSTCAFSCQTGFVLMGSDSRKCTATETWTGDAPRCEAIKCSALTTPKMGQAACFHLHGDFTFGSTCSFSCQVGFVLMGPESRECTALGTWTGNSTHCKAISCPVLSPPSRGQLSCSHVHGNFTYNSTCTFSCEEGFVRMGAEMLRCEATGNWTRDPPVCAEDGAFLKQVLAYSSGSALAVAGLVLSGGLIALLAKRLSDRVTWERRAPSPMQHMMPTCEPAQD from the exons ATGGCCGCGGCATGGCGGCCCCCGGCACCCCCACGGTACGGTCCCGGCGCCGCGGCGGCAGACCGGACAGACGGCACGGCCAGCACAGCTCCGCGCGCTGCCCGCGCCGCTGTCCCTCGGGGAGGACACTgctcccggccccgcgcccTGCCGAACGGCCTCGGTGCCCGCAGGGAAAAAGCGGGCTTCCAGGTCTTGCAGAGCACCGGGAAGCCTTCGCGTGACAACGGTGTGACAGCcgcagaggcagcagaggagggcCGGCTGCGGCAGGAGCCGggcagcccagggagctgcgCCCTTGCCCTGAGAAGCCAG ggcactgctgagggacTGCGATCTGCTGGGAGGACATGGACTCTGGGCGCACCTGGCACCTACCTGGGCATCGCTGCCATCGCATGGG GCATGGTGCTGTGGGTGGAGGTGGGTGCCTGGACCTACCACTACAGTGACCAAGGGGACTACACGTGGGAGCAGGCCAGGAATTTTTGCCAGACCTTCTTTACTGACCTGGTGGCAATCCAGAACCAGCAGGAGATCGAGTACCTCAACAAGACCCTGCCCTACCACGGGCGCTACTACTGGATTGGCATCCGCAAGCTGGGCGGTATCTGGACGTGGGTGGGCACCCGGAAGGCGCTGTCCAAGGAGGCAGAGAACTGGGCAGCGGGGGAGCCCAACAACCGCCGCTCCAACCAGGACTGCGTGGAGATCTACATCCAGCGGCCGCAGCAGTCCGGCAGGTGGAACGACGAGCGCTGCGACCGGAAGAAAAAGGCGCTGTGCTACCAGG cctcctgccagcccctcccCTGCAGCCAGCGTGGTGAGTGCGTCGAGACCATTGGGAGCTACCGCTGCGAGTGCTATCCCGGCTTCCACGGCCCTGAGTGCACGGATG TTGTGCAGTGTGCCAAGCTGGAGCCCAAGGGAGTGCCCATGAACTGCAGCCATCCCTATGGGGACTTCAGCTACAACTCCACCTGTGAGTTCGGGTGCCACGAGGGGTTTGAGCGGCGAGGGGCGGGCGTGCTGCGGTGCCTGCCTTCCCAGGAGTGGTCAGCAAACATCCCCACCTGCACAG CCATCACCTGCCCGGTGCTCAGAGCACCAGACCAGGGAGAGATGAACTGCTCCCACCTCCATGGGGATTTCACCTTTGGCTCCACGTGTGCCTTCTCCTGCCAGAAGGGGTTTGTGCTGATGGGGCCGGAGAGCCGTGAGTGCACAGCCACGGGAACCTGGACAGGGGACGCCCCACACTGTGAAG CCATTGCCTGTCCAGTGCTCGGTGCTCCAGACCAGGGAGAGATGCACTGCTCCCACCTCCGTGGCAACTTCACCTATGGATCCATGTGTGCCTTCTCCTGCCAGACAGGCTTTGCCTTGGTGGGGCTGCAGAGCCGTGAGTGCACAGCCTTGGGGACCTGGACTGGGGACACACCACACTGTGAAG CCATCACCTGCCCAGTGCTCAGAGCACCAGACCAGGGAGAGATGAACTGCTCCCACCTCCACGGAGACTTCGCCTTTGGCTCCACGTGTGCCTTCTCCTGCCAGAAGGGGTTTGTGCTGATGGGGCCGGAGAGCCGTGAGTGCACAGCCACGGGGACCTGGACAGGGGACGCCCCACGCTGTGAAG CCACTGCCTGTCCAGTGCTCGGTGCTCCATACCAGGGAGAGCTGAACTGCTCCCACCTCCATGGGGACTTCGCCTTTGGCTCCACGTGTGCCTTCTCCTGCCAGAAGGGGTTTGTGCTGATGGGGCCGGAGAGCCGTGAGTGCACAGCCACGGGGACCTGGACAGGAGATGCCCCACACTGTGAAG CCGTTACCTGCCCAGTGCTCAGAGCACCAGACCAGGGAGAGATGAACTGCTCCCACCTCCATGGGGACTTCACCTTTGGCTCCACGTGTGCCTTCTCCTGCCAGAAGGGGTTTGTGCTGATGGGGCCAGAGAGCCGTGAGTGCACAGCCACGGGGACCTGGACAGGGGATGCAACAAGATGTGAAG CCATCAGCTGCCCAGTGCCCAGTGCTCCAGACCAGGGAGAGATGCACTGCTCCCACCTCCATGGCAACTTCACCTATGGATCCATGTGTGCCTTCTCCTGCCAGACAGGATTTGCCTTGGTGGGGCTACAGAGCCGTGAGTGCACAGCCTTGGGGACCTGGACTGGGGACACACCACACTGTGAAG ccgtTACCTGCCCAGTGCTCAGAGCTCCAGACCAGGGAGAGATGAACTGCTCCCACCTCCACGGAGACTTTGCCTTTGGCTCCACGTGTGCCTTCTCCTGCCAGACAGGGTTTGTGCTGATGGGGTCAGACAGTCGCAAGTGCACAGCCACAGAGACGTGGACAGGGGATGCCCCACGCTGTGAAG CCATCAAATGCTCAGCACTGACCACCCCCAAGATGGGCCAGGCTGCCTGCTTCCATCTCCATGGGGACTTCACCTTTGGCTCCACGTGTTCCTTCTCCTGCCAGGTGGGGTTTGTGCTGATGGGGCCAGAGAGCCGTGAGTGCACGGCTCTGGGGACCTGGACTGGGAACTCCACACATTGCAAAG CCATCAGCTGTCCAGTGTTGTCCCCCCCCAGCAGAGGCCAACTCAGCTGCTCTCATGTGCACGGGAACTTCACCTACAACTCCACGTGCACCTTTTCCTGCGAGGAGGGGTTTGTTCGGATGGGAGCAGAGATGCTCCGGTGTGAGGCCACAGGGAACTGGACCAGGGATCCCCCCGTCTGTGCAG AGGATGGTGCCTTCCTAAAGCAAGTCCTGGCTTACAGCAGCGGCTCAGCCCTGGCAGTAGCTGGTCTTGTGCTCTCTGGAGGGCTCATTGCCCTCCTTGCCAAGAGGCTCAGTGACAGAG TGACCTGGGAGCGCCGGGCACCTTCACCAATGCAGCATATGATGCCAACCTGTGAG CCTGCCCAAGACTGA
- the SELP gene encoding P-selectin isoform X14, protein MAAAWRPPAPPRYGPGAAAADRTDGTASTAPRAARAAVPRGGHCSRPRALPNGLGARREKAGFQVLQSTGKPSRDNGVTAAEAAEEGRLRQEPGSPGSCALALRSQGTAEGLRSAGRTWTLGAPGTYLGIAAIAWGMVLWVEVGAWTYHYSDQGDYTWEQARNFCQTFFTDLVAIQNQQEIEYLNKTLPYHGRYYWIGIRKLGGIWTWVGTRKALSKEAENWAAGEPNNRRSNQDCVEIYIQRPQQSGRWNDERCDRKKKALCYQASCQPLPCSQRGECVETIGSYRCECYPGFHGPECTDVVQCAKLEPKGVPMNCSHPYGDFSYNSTCEFGCHEGFERRGAGVLRCLPSQEWSANIPTCTAITCPVLRAPDQGEMNCSHLHGDFTFGSTCAFSCQKGFVLMGPESRECTATGTWTGDAPHCEAIACPVLGAPDQGEMHCSHLRGNFTYGSMCAFSCQTGFALVGLQSRECTALGTWTGDTPHCEAITCPVLRAPDQGEMNCSHLHGDFAFGSTCAFSCQKGFVLMGPESRECTATGTWTGDAPRCEAISCPVPSAPDQGEMHCSHLHGNFTYGSMCAFSCQTGFALVGLQSRECTALGTWTGDTPHCEAVTCPVLRAPDQGEMNCSHLHGDFAFGSTCAFSCQTGFVLMGSDSRKCTATETWTGDAPRCEAIKCSALTTPKMGQAACFHLHGDFTFGSTCSFSCQVGFVLMGPESRECTALGTWTGNSTHCKAISCPVLSPPSRGQLSCSHVHGNFTYNSTCTFSCEEGFVRMGAEMLRCEATGNWTRDPPVCAEDGAFLKQVLAYSSGSALAVAGLVLSGGLIALLAKRLSDRVTWERRAPSPMQHMMPTCEVRAGETLAAPCSKLTWVAILLAGVLLGGDTPWD, encoded by the exons ATGGCCGCGGCATGGCGGCCCCCGGCACCCCCACGGTACGGTCCCGGCGCCGCGGCGGCAGACCGGACAGACGGCACGGCCAGCACAGCTCCGCGCGCTGCCCGCGCCGCTGTCCCTCGGGGAGGACACTgctcccggccccgcgcccTGCCGAACGGCCTCGGTGCCCGCAGGGAAAAAGCGGGCTTCCAGGTCTTGCAGAGCACCGGGAAGCCTTCGCGTGACAACGGTGTGACAGCcgcagaggcagcagaggagggcCGGCTGCGGCAGGAGCCGggcagcccagggagctgcgCCCTTGCCCTGAGAAGCCAG ggcactgctgagggacTGCGATCTGCTGGGAGGACATGGACTCTGGGCGCACCTGGCACCTACCTGGGCATCGCTGCCATCGCATGGG GCATGGTGCTGTGGGTGGAGGTGGGTGCCTGGACCTACCACTACAGTGACCAAGGGGACTACACGTGGGAGCAGGCCAGGAATTTTTGCCAGACCTTCTTTACTGACCTGGTGGCAATCCAGAACCAGCAGGAGATCGAGTACCTCAACAAGACCCTGCCCTACCACGGGCGCTACTACTGGATTGGCATCCGCAAGCTGGGCGGTATCTGGACGTGGGTGGGCACCCGGAAGGCGCTGTCCAAGGAGGCAGAGAACTGGGCAGCGGGGGAGCCCAACAACCGCCGCTCCAACCAGGACTGCGTGGAGATCTACATCCAGCGGCCGCAGCAGTCCGGCAGGTGGAACGACGAGCGCTGCGACCGGAAGAAAAAGGCGCTGTGCTACCAGG cctcctgccagcccctcccCTGCAGCCAGCGTGGTGAGTGCGTCGAGACCATTGGGAGCTACCGCTGCGAGTGCTATCCCGGCTTCCACGGCCCTGAGTGCACGGATG TTGTGCAGTGTGCCAAGCTGGAGCCCAAGGGAGTGCCCATGAACTGCAGCCATCCCTATGGGGACTTCAGCTACAACTCCACCTGTGAGTTCGGGTGCCACGAGGGGTTTGAGCGGCGAGGGGCGGGCGTGCTGCGGTGCCTGCCTTCCCAGGAGTGGTCAGCAAACATCCCCACCTGCACAG CCATCACCTGCCCGGTGCTCAGAGCACCAGACCAGGGAGAGATGAACTGCTCCCACCTCCATGGGGATTTCACCTTTGGCTCCACGTGTGCCTTCTCCTGCCAGAAGGGGTTTGTGCTGATGGGGCCGGAGAGCCGTGAGTGCACAGCCACGGGAACCTGGACAGGGGACGCCCCACACTGTGAAG CCATTGCCTGTCCAGTGCTCGGTGCTCCAGACCAGGGAGAGATGCACTGCTCCCACCTCCGTGGCAACTTCACCTATGGATCCATGTGTGCCTTCTCCTGCCAGACAGGCTTTGCCTTGGTGGGGCTGCAGAGCCGTGAGTGCACAGCCTTGGGGACCTGGACTGGGGACACACCACACTGTGAAG CCATCACCTGCCCAGTGCTCAGAGCACCAGACCAGGGAGAGATGAACTGCTCCCACCTCCACGGAGACTTCGCCTTTGGCTCCACGTGTGCCTTCTCCTGCCAGAAGGGGTTTGTGCTGATGGGGCCGGAGAGCCGTGAGTGCACAGCCACGGGGACCTGGACAGGGGACGCCCCACGCTGTGAAG CCATCAGCTGCCCAGTGCCCAGTGCTCCAGACCAGGGAGAGATGCACTGCTCCCACCTCCATGGCAACTTCACCTATGGATCCATGTGTGCCTTCTCCTGCCAGACAGGATTTGCCTTGGTGGGGCTACAGAGCCGTGAGTGCACAGCCTTGGGGACCTGGACTGGGGACACACCACACTGTGAAG ccgtTACCTGCCCAGTGCTCAGAGCTCCAGACCAGGGAGAGATGAACTGCTCCCACCTCCACGGAGACTTTGCCTTTGGCTCCACGTGTGCCTTCTCCTGCCAGACAGGGTTTGTGCTGATGGGGTCAGACAGTCGCAAGTGCACAGCCACAGAGACGTGGACAGGGGATGCCCCACGCTGTGAAG CCATCAAATGCTCAGCACTGACCACCCCCAAGATGGGCCAGGCTGCCTGCTTCCATCTCCATGGGGACTTCACCTTTGGCTCCACGTGTTCCTTCTCCTGCCAGGTGGGGTTTGTGCTGATGGGGCCAGAGAGCCGTGAGTGCACGGCTCTGGGGACCTGGACTGGGAACTCCACACATTGCAAAG CCATCAGCTGTCCAGTGTTGTCCCCCCCCAGCAGAGGCCAACTCAGCTGCTCTCATGTGCACGGGAACTTCACCTACAACTCCACGTGCACCTTTTCCTGCGAGGAGGGGTTTGTTCGGATGGGAGCAGAGATGCTCCGGTGTGAGGCCACAGGGAACTGGACCAGGGATCCCCCCGTCTGTGCAG AGGATGGTGCCTTCCTAAAGCAAGTCCTGGCTTACAGCAGCGGCTCAGCCCTGGCAGTAGCTGGTCTTGTGCTCTCTGGAGGGCTCATTGCCCTCCTTGCCAAGAGGCTCAGTGACAGAG TGACCTGGGAGCGCCGGGCACCTTCACCAATGCAGCATATGATGCCAACCTGTGAGGTGAGGGCGGGCGAGACCCTCGCAGCACCCTGTTCAAAACTCACCTGGGTGGCCATCCTCCTGGCTGGGGTGCTCCTAGGTGGGGACACCCCTTGGGACTGA